In Vitis riparia cultivar Riparia Gloire de Montpellier isolate 1030 chromosome 19, EGFV_Vit.rip_1.0, whole genome shotgun sequence, the following proteins share a genomic window:
- the LOC117908845 gene encoding uncharacterized protein LOC117908845 — MGKSSSSLRKKRSKNSSQVRKRKRSKSRSRRNKSKKLRRHDDSLSYSDDDTLRSSMLVSSSSSEENYRSRRARSRTRKDVKSSKKRARRSSPRRGSVEGSPRAKKRKESKRNGDLDARKKAHKKKPRRDVSDSSMSSGSWSCSTCQGGNSSSGESEFERPRGRSERKERDKRNLGKVKHVNKRSRHRSRSCSSYGRCSESSGYQSVERWDAENNSRRLRSVITVVREPEEEDGRELDKDAHKEEIIYDHDDGYPSCRSNDSNDGGGKRELTYHSEKRKQMESVEEAFVSNIRTTEDKESDKDCGTQNDGSNPSFHGVEENKNEASDDIGHLESILRQRAIENLRKFRGVQTNAKTTPKDVTAAVKHSPTSKAELVQIKASRVDGTRAVSANPVVEQSNMPTVGREFTYSSQNLGKIPDGRYSENEPGASERGVVCPPEKVATTCAPNDDNSSKTAVNAFGNKSKPGTSVLRRESFGTSTPLKQASISQESHRPNLLVTRPSVNTNSAATAQTVLWSSKDNGQQVSDTSGPAASNLPPELKPISGEQSSKEVQGEAKEGSQFERKTMSVMRGGEMVQVSYKVYIPKKAPASGWRQLPR, encoded by the exons ATGGGAAAGTCATCTTCTTCTCTCAGGAAGAAACGCTCCAAGAATTCCTCTCAg GTCCGCAAGCGGAAAAGAAGTAAGAGTAGAAGTAGGAGGAATAAATCCAAGAAGCTCCGTCGTCATGATGATTCCCTTTCTTATTCTGATGATGATACTTTGAGAAGTTCAATGTTAGTGTCATCCTCTAGTTCTGAGGAAAATTATAGGAGTAGAAGGGCTCGGTCTCGCACTCGAAAGGACGTAAAGAGTAGTAAAAAAAGGGCTCGAAGGAGCTCTCCTAGACGTGGAAGCGTAGAGGGTTCACCCCgtgcaaagaaaagaaaagagtcAAAGAGGAATGGTGATTTGGATGCAAGGAAGAAAGCCCACAAGAAGAAACCGAGGAGAGATGTAAGTGATAGTTCCATGAGCAGTGGTTCATGGAGTTGTTCGACATGTCAAGGTGGGAATAGCAGCAGTGGTGAGAGTGAATTTGAGAGGCCAAGGGGTAGGTCTGAAAGAAAGGAGAGAGATAAGAGAAATTTGGGAAAAGTTAAACATGTTAATAAAAGGAGTAGACATAGGTCAAGAAGTTGTTCATCATATGGTCGATGCAGTGAAAGTAGTGGTTATCAAAGTGTGGAGAGATGGGATGCTGAGAATAATTCAAGACGTTTAAGATCAGTTATTACTGTTGTACGAGAACCGGAAGAGGAGGATGGAAGAGAATTGGATAAGGATGCACATAAAGAAGAGATTATATATGATCATGATGATGGTTACCCTTCTTGCAGAAGTAATGATAGTAATGATGGTGGGGGGAAGAGGGAGTTAACTTATCATTCAGAGAAGAGAAAGCAAATGGAATCAGTGGAAGAAGCTTTTGTTTCTAACATTAGAACCACTGAGGATAAAGAGAGTGACAAGGATTGTGGGACCCAGAATGATGGAAGTAATCCAAGCTTCCATGGGGTTGAGGAAAATAAGAATGAGGCTTCTGATGATATTGGTCATTTGGAGTCAATTTTAAGACAAAGAGCTATAGAAAATCTGAGAAAATTCCGAGGGGTCCAAACAAATGCAAAGACTACTCCGAAAGACGTGACTGCTGCAGTTAAGCATTCACCCACTTCAAAGGCTGAGTTGGTGCAAATCAAGGCCTCCAGGGTGGATGGGACTAGAGCTGTAAGTGCAAACCCAGTAGTAGAGCAGAGTAATATGCCTACTGTCGGGAGAGAGTTCACTTATTCTTCACAGAATCTTGGAAAGATTCCAGATGGAAGATACAGTGAAAATGAACCTGGAGCTTCTGAAAGAGGAGTTGTCTGCCCACCAGAAAAGGTGGCTACCACTTGTGCTCCCAATGATGACAATAGTAGCAAAACTGCTGTCAATGCATTTGGTAATAAATCTAAGCCTGGCACATCAGTACTGAGGCGAGAATCTTTTGGCACTAGCACCCCCTTGAAGCAAGCATCCATTTCACAGGAGTCTCATAGACCAAATTTGCTGGTGACCAGGCCAAGTGTAAATACAAATTCTGCCGCAACTGCTCAAACTGTGCTGTGGAGTAGCAAGGATAATGGTCAACAAGTTAGTGATACTTCTGGTCCTGCTGCTTCGAACCTGCCTCCTGAGCTTAAACCTATTTCAGGAGAACAAAGCTCAAAAGAAGTGCAAGGAGAAGCCAAGGAGGGCTCACAGTTTGAGCGGAAGACAATGTCTGTAATGCGGGGTGGTGAAATGGTGCAA GTGAGCTACAAGGTTTACATCCCAAAGAAGGCCCCTGCATCTGGGTGGAGGCAACTTCCGCGCTGA
- the LOC117908846 gene encoding ribosomal protein L11 methyltransferase gives MRGTHFFKHLSCISSWRISSQPRRLIHGVFPSPLSQRRLSSVFRNFSTSSSLPTTHPLTSPYFSVRISCPKDSADMLSEALLCFGASSTSMDEQGSDEGNDKICIDSIFSDRQDVDVCISHAADSVGLKELPSYEVRVGEQYDWIKKTQESFCPVEVTEGLWIVPEWRTPPDAHATNIILNPGFAFGTGEHPTTKLCLLLLHGLIKGGERFLDYGTGSGILAIAALKFGAASSVGIDVDPQAITAATQNAALNKISPNNMQLTLVPPDGRTHEVVEGQSPNSMGVTTESESFDIVIANILLNPLLDLADDIVSHAKPGAVVAVSGIISEQVPYIMERYSPLLESISVTEIDDWACVSGTKRRGLTVN, from the exons ATGCGGGGAACTCATTTCTTCAAACACCTTTCCTGCATCTCATCCTGGCGCATTTCCTCACAACCACGCCGTCTCATTCATGGGGTTTTTCCATCTCCACTCTCTCAACGGAGGCTCAGCTCAGTGTTCCGAAACTTCTCGACGTCGTCTTCTCTGCCAACCACCCACCCGTTAACATCTCCTTACTTCTCCGTTCGCATCAGCTGCCCAAAAGATAGCGCA GATATGCTTTCGGAAGCTCTTTTATGTTTTGGTGCAAGTTCTACTAGTATGGATGAACAAGGCAGTGATGAGGGTAATGATAAG ATTTGCATTGATTCTATATTTTCTGATCGCCAAGATGTGGATGTGTGCATTTCACATGCTGCTGATTCCGTAGGTTTGAAGGAGCTACCAAGTTATGAAGTCAGAGTGGGTGAGCAGTATGACTGGATAAAGAAGACTCAG GAATCATTTTGTCCAGTGGAAGTAACTGAAGGACTTTGGATTGTGCCTGAGTGGAGAACTCCTCCA GATGCTCATGCAACAAATATAATTCTAAATCCTGGATTTGCATTTGGAACTGGTGAACACCCTACAACTAAGCTGTGTCTATTGTTGCTACATGGCTTGATAAAAGGAGGAGAACGCTTTCTTGACTATGGCACAGGTTCTGGAATTCTTGCAATTGCAGCACTTAAG TTTGGTGCTGCCTCATCAGTTGGCATTGATGTAGATCCCCAAGCAATCACTGCTGCAACTCAGAATGCCGCTCTGAACAAGATAAGCCCTAATAACATGCAGTTAACTCTAGTTCCACCGGATGGAAGGACACATGAAGTTGTGGAAGGACAGAGCCCCAATAGCATGGGAGTCACTACTGAATCAGAGAGTTTTGACATTGTCATTGCAAACATACTCTTGAATCCTCTACTAGATTTGGCGGATGACATTGTTTCTCATGCCAAGCCTGGGGCTGTCGTTGCAGTTTCTGGTATCATATCTGAGCAG GTTCCATACATTATGGAACGATATTCGCCCCTCCTGGAAAGCATATCTGTGACTGAGATCGATGACTGGGCCTGCGTGAGCGGCACAAAGAGAAGGGGTCTCACAGTTAACTGA
- the LOC117909412 gene encoding PRA1 family protein H gives MPMAFSSNPLSLSVPDAAFETWLRDTGYLEVVDQRTSDLHRLSSGGDSSSTTASIPSNSFFFVSILSHLGTLLSLFTLNPFSKLTSDDFSGPTPSWTLAFVGFCDSYSFPSSSSQARLRVHENVKRYARNYATLFIICFACSLYQMPIALVGLISSLALWDLLRFCSDKWRVDRYPVVRQALIHTVQCATAVVLFCSNVQFALFCALGVSYAVMILHASFRKLTPAKQPTPAR, from the exons ATGCCCATGGCGTTTTCATCGAACCCCTTATCTCTGAGCGTCCCGGACGCTGCCTTCGAGACATGGCTCCGGGACACCGGCTACCTCGAAGTCGTCGACCAGCGAACCTCCGATCTCCACCGTCTCTCCTCCGGCGGCGACTCGTCCTCCACCACCGCCTCAATCCCCTCCAATTCGTTCTTTTTTGTCTCAATCTTGTCCCACCTCGGAACCCTACTCTCCCTCTTCACTCTCAACCCCTTCTCCAAGCTCACCTCCGATGACTTCTCCGGCCCCACCCCCTCCTGGACCCTCGCTTTCGTGGGTTTCTGCGACTCCTATTCCTTTCCATCGTCGTCGTCCCAGGCTCGCCTAAGGGTCCACGAGAACGTCAAGCGCTATGCTCGGAACTACGCGACTCTGTTCATTATCTGCTTCGCCTGTTCATT GTATCAGATGCCCATTGCTCTAGTTGGGTTGATTTCAAGTTTGGCACTTTGGGATCTGCTCAGGTTTTGCAGTGATAAATGGAGAGTGGATCGATACCCTGTTGTTCGGCAAGCTTTGATTCACACTGTCCAATGTG CAACTGCAGTCGTTCTCTTCTGCTCCAACGTTCAATTTGCACTCTTCTGTGCTCTTGGTGTCAGTTATGCAG TGATGATTTTACATGCCTCATTTCGGAAGCTGACTCCTGCAAAGCAACCTACCCCGGCAAGGTAG